One region of Clavibacter michiganensis subsp. tessellarius genomic DNA includes:
- the glsA gene encoding glutaminase A, translating to MTPPGSAPHDPAHDDAQALDLDRLLASVADEDGGQVDDSIPQLAETDPSLAGIALVTPDGRTHAAGDSAHPFSIQSAVKPFLFALALADTDGAALDAVGIEPTGEAFDAIKLESGTGRPPNPMVNAGAILTASLVRGSSLEERTERILRGLSAFAGRDLEVDEDVAECEQLLGDRNHALAHLMRSEGTLHVSADDAVAAYARACAVLVSAETLAAMGATLACGGRNPMTGSRVVSPQVARDVVSVMATCGVYDGSGRWMRRVGVPAKSSVSGAIVLSAPGRLGAAVFSPPLDDQGTSVRGAVLARQLAGQLGLHAFGGAGE from the coding sequence ATGACGCCTCCCGGATCCGCCCCGCACGATCCCGCGCACGACGACGCCCAGGCGCTCGACCTCGACCGGCTGCTCGCGTCGGTCGCCGACGAGGACGGCGGCCAGGTCGACGACAGCATCCCGCAGCTCGCGGAGACGGATCCGTCGCTCGCCGGCATCGCGCTCGTCACGCCCGACGGCCGCACGCACGCGGCGGGGGACAGCGCGCACCCCTTCTCCATCCAGTCGGCGGTCAAGCCGTTCCTGTTCGCGCTGGCGCTCGCCGACACCGACGGCGCCGCGCTCGACGCGGTCGGCATCGAGCCGACGGGCGAGGCCTTCGACGCGATCAAGCTCGAGAGCGGCACCGGCCGGCCGCCGAACCCGATGGTCAACGCGGGGGCGATCCTCACGGCGAGCCTGGTGCGCGGATCCTCCCTCGAGGAGCGCACCGAGCGGATCCTCCGGGGCCTCAGCGCCTTCGCCGGACGCGACCTCGAGGTCGACGAGGACGTCGCCGAGTGCGAGCAGCTCCTCGGTGACCGGAACCACGCGCTCGCCCACCTCATGCGCTCGGAGGGCACGCTGCACGTCTCCGCCGACGACGCGGTGGCCGCCTACGCGCGGGCGTGCGCGGTGCTGGTGAGCGCGGAGACGCTCGCCGCGATGGGCGCGACGCTCGCCTGCGGGGGACGTAACCCCATGACGGGGTCACGCGTCGTGTCCCCGCAGGTCGCGCGCGACGTCGTCTCGGTCATGGCGACGTGCGGCGTCTACGACGGCTCCGGCCGGTGGATGCGGCGGGTCGGCGTGCCCGCGAAGTCGAGCGTCTCCGGCGCCATCGTCCTGTCCGCGCCCGGTCGCCTCGGCGCCGCCGTCTTCAGCCCGCCGCTCGACGACCAGGGCACGAGCGTGCGCGGCGCGGTGCTGGCGCGGCAGCTCGCGGGCCAGCTGGGGCTGCACGCGTTCGGCGGGGCGGGGGAGTGA